The proteins below are encoded in one region of Silene latifolia isolate original U9 population chromosome 2, ASM4854445v1, whole genome shotgun sequence:
- the LOC141643458 gene encoding annexin Gh1-like — MATLTVPASLPDVSDDVEQLHKAFSGWGTNEDLIISILAHRNATQRKMIREVYSSIHGEDLLKALDKELTSNFERIVHLFTLDPPERDAYLANEATKKFTSSNWVLMEVACARSSDDLLSARRAYHVKFKKSLEEDVAHHTTGDFRKLLVPLVSSYRYEGPEINAHLAKSEAKILHEKISDKAFADEELVRIIATRSKAQLSATLNHYNNDFGHAITKDLKEDAKDDYQKLLRATIKCLTTPEKYFEKLLRLAINKMGTDEGALTRVVATRTEVDMKRIKEEYYRRNTVHLDRAIAKDTHGDYEKMLIELVGTENA, encoded by the exons ATGGCTACCCTTACCGTCCCTGCTTCCCTTCCTGATGTTTCTGATGATGTTGAACAACTCCACAAAGCCTTCTCAG GATGGGGAACGAACGAGGACTTGATAATATCAATACTGGCACACAGGAATGCTACGCAAAGAAAGATGATCCGTGAGGTTTATTCTTCAATCCATGGAGAAGATCTCCTTAAAGCTCTTGACAAGGAGCTTACTAGTAACTTTGAG AGGATAGTGCATCTGTTTACCTTGGATCCTCCAGAGCGTGATGCGTATTTGGCTAATGAAGCTACCAAGAAGTTTACTTCAAGCAACTGGGTCCTCATGGAAGTCGCTTGCGCAAGATCTTCTGATGACCTCCTTTCTGCAAGGCGAGCCTATCATGTCAAATTCAAGAAATCCCTTGAAGAAGATGTCGCTCATCACACTACTGGTGACTTCCGCAAG CTTTTGGTTCCCCTAGTGAGCTCATACAGATATGAGGGCCCTGAGATCAACGCTCATCTTGCAAAATCCGAGGCTAAGATTCTTCATGAGAAGATCTCTGACAAGGCTTTTGCTGATGAAGAACTCGTAAGAATCATCGCTACCAGAAGCAAAGCACAACTGAGTGCAACACTTAACCACTATAACAATGATTTTGGTCATGCTATTACCAAG GATTTGAAAGAAGATGCCAAGGATGATTACCAGAAGTTGCTGAGGGCAACCATCAAATGCTTGACCACTCCCGAGAAATACTTTGAGAAGCTTCTTCGTCTTGCTATAAATAAGATGGGAACTGATGAAGGTGCTCTCACAAGAGTTGTTGCTACCCGTACTGAGGTGGACATGAAACGCATCAAGGAAGAATACTATCGCAGGAACACTGTTCATCTTGACCGTGCTATTGCTAAGGATACTCATGGAGACTAcgagaagatgctaattgagttgGTTGGTACCGAGAATGCTTGA
- the LOC141643456 gene encoding PLAT domain-containing protein 3-like, with product MKIALLNIFILLSSSLIFVAPSEARDESNCVYTIYVKTGSIIKAGTDSKITLELYNKKGDGVRITDIENWGGLMGQNYDYFERSNLDVFSGRGPCLDEPVCAIKLISDGSGPHHGWYVNYIDITTTGPHLGCAKVKFDVEQWLASDAPPYELSAIRDYCPRDGLNVEGGTRSIQEVPSLKSISTI from the exons ATGAAGATCGCCCTACTCAATATCTTCATCTTGCTCTCTTCGTCTTTGATCTTTGTTGCTCCATCT GAGGCTAGAGACGAGTCCAACTGCGTCTACACCATTTACGTCAAAACCGGATCCATCATCAAGGCAGGTACAGACTCAAAAATCACCCTAGAGCTCTACAACAAGAAAGGCGATGGCGTACGCATTACGGACATAGAGAACTGGGGTGGACTCATGGGTCAAAACTACGACTACTTCGAGCGAAGCAACTTGGACGTCTTTAGTGGCAGAGGCCCATGTCTTGATGAGCCTGTATGCGCCATTAAGCTTATTTCTGATGGGTCCGGCCCACACCATGGTTGGTACGTTAACTACATCGACATCACCACCACCGGCCCACATTTGGGATGTGCCAAGGTGAAGTTTGACGTTGAACAGTGGCTTGCCAGTGACGCGCCACCCTATGAGCTCAGTGCGATTAGGGATTATTGCCCTCGTGACGGCCTTAATGTTGAAGGTGGTACTAGGAGTATTCAAGAAGTTCCCAGCTTGAAGTCTATTTCTACGATCTAA
- the LOC141641697 gene encoding uncharacterized protein LOC141641697, whose translation MQEAGTPVKGGPGMDHGMTVERWERPREGWCKVNVDAGILCGQGSGMGVVCRDAGGCVKWSVALQQLTEREPKILEAEAVLLGLSEARRHGIARVVIESDCLNVIQDLKKRSTGRSDIFLIYDDIYELCLSFESVEFLFARRQFNRVAHELAHMWPWQLGRRIWYEDLAEFVSLDLVNTT comes from the coding sequence ATGCAGGAGGCGGGTACACCAGTGAAGGGGGGTCCGGGTATGGATCACGGTATGACGGTGGAAAGGTGGGAGAGGCCGAGGGAGGGATGGTGTAAAGTTAATGTGGATGCGGGAATTTTATGTGGACAGGGGTCGGGGATGGGAGTGGTGTGTCGGGACGCTGGGGGTTGTGTGAAGTGGAGTGTGGCGCTGCAACAACTAACGGAGAGGGAGCCTAAGATACTTGAAGCAGAAGCGGTCCTCTTGGGATTATCTGAAGCAAGAAGACATGGCATTGCAAGAGTGGTGATCGAAAGTGACTGTTTGAACGTGATTCAAGATTTAAAGAAGAGGAGCACCGGAAGGAGTGATATTTTTCTTATTTATGATGATATTTACGAGTtatgtttatcttttgagtcTGTTGAGTTTTTATTTGCTAGACGTCAGTTTAATAGAGTGGCTCATGAATTAGCTCATATGTGGCCTTGGCAGTTAGGGAGAAGAATTTGGTATGAGGATCTTGCTGAATTTGTTTCTCTTGATTTAGTTAATACAACTTAA
- the LOC141641696 gene encoding uncharacterized protein LOC141641696 encodes METIFIGCIMTIMKGNAISRRMISTVEAIVIKRHEYGRLSSRHSITKTKLHRLVDDAGRIVEKTEEVAGVAVEYFEQLFTSTRPTDFGDIMQGVEGRVTREMNEGLRAQYTGEEVVQALNQMNPLKAPRPDGMNGLFFQTYWHIVGPSVVRQVLRILNGAPMPGNMNLTHTVLIPKMKAPDKMVDFRPISLCNVLYKIVSKVLANRLKLFLGDIVSENQNVFTHGRIITDNILLAFEMFHYMKNSMDDSIYFVKANEAEARRVKVILREYEVASGKLVNFDKTTVSFSKGTREDRRRRVAAVLGVRVVNVQDRYLGLPTVVGRSKQVVTKIIRDKLSKKLQGWRGLLLSKAGREVLIKAIAQSIPTYTMSVFKLPANFCDELRAVVSKFWWGSEGGRRKMAWLAWDKLCMPKDKGGLGFRDFNKFNRALLGKQGWRLMTDENSFLTLVLKAKYFPTTEFMEAELGTNPSYTWRSIWEARDVINLAARKRIGNGMGTQVWLDPWIQESKLKFVFSPLGTADVNMRVAELLLPGGRAWNQEMVTGLFLPFEVERIMNIRLSERDQPDECCWDLTKDGNYSVKSAYWAQDGEREEWVEQSDFAREKWLWNKIWKVPVLPRIKVFFWQLCNKAIATKHNLARRLSGIAGGCPICSYDVETCLHVVRGCDWVGGVWDGLGLDTMREVGFIKVREWGEAMMREANMKDCVALMTG; translated from the exons ATGGAGACAATATTTATTGGCTGCATTATGACAATAATGAAGGGCAACGCCATCAGTAGGAGAATGATATCGACAGTAGAGGCCATTGTGATAAAAAGGCATGAGTATGGACGATTGTCATCACGCCAT TCAATTACAAAAACTAAACTACATCGGCTTGTTGATGATGCGGGTAGGATAGTTGAGAAAACCGAGGAAGTGGCGGGTGTGGCAGTGGAGTACTTTGAGCAGCTGTTTACTTCGACAAGACCGACTGATTTTGGGGATATTATGCAAGGTGTAGAAGGGCGTGTTACCAGGGAGATGAATGAAGGGTTGCGAGCTCAATATACAGGGGAGGAGGTTGTGCAAGCTTTAAACCAGATGAATCCGCTCAAAGCACCGAGGCCTGATGGAATGAATGGGTTGTTTTTTCAGACCTACTGGCACATAGTGGGACCGTCCGTAGTTCGTCAAGTCTTGAGAATTCTTAATGGTGCACCAATGCCAGGTAACATGAATCTTACTCATACTGTCTTAATTCCTAAGATGAAAGCTCCGGATAAGATGGTCGATTTTAGGCCTATAAGTTTGTGTAATGTGTTATATAAGATTGTGTCGAAGGTTCTGGCTAATAGATTGAAGCTATTCTTAGGAGATATAGTTTCTGAGAATCAGAATGTGTTCACTCATGGTCGTATTATTACAGACAATATCCTTCTGGCTTTCGAAATGTTTCATTATATGAAAAATTCGATGG ACGATAGTATATATTTTGTTAAGGCAAATGAGGCAGAAGCTAGGAGAGTGAAAGTTATTCTTAGGGAGTATGAGGTGGCTTCTGGGAAGTTAGTTAATTTTGATAAGACGACGGTGTCTTTCAGTAAGGGAACCCGAGAGGATAGGAGACGGCGAGTGGCGGCTGTTTTGGGAGTACGTGTAGTTAATGTGCAAGATCGATACTTGGGTTTACCGACAGTTGTAGGGCGTTCGAAGCAGGTGGTCACGAAAATTATTAGGGACAAGCTTAGCAAGAAGTTGCAAGGTTGGAGGGGATTACTACTTAGTAAAGCAGGTCGGGAAGTGTTGATAAAGGCAATTGCCCAATCAATTCCGACATATACGATGAGTGTGTTTAAATTACCAGCTAACTTTTGTGACGAGCTACGTGCTGTTGTTTCTAAATTTTGGTGGGGTTCAGAGGGTGGAAGACGGAAGATGGCATGGTTAGCTTGGGATAAGCTTTGTATGCCGAAGGATAAGGGTGGTCTGGGGTTTCGAGATTTCAACAAATTTAATAGGGCTTTGTTGGGTAAGCAAGGATGGCGGCTTATGACTGATGAGAATTCGTTTCTAACGTTGGTTTTGAAGGCAAAGTATTTTCCTACTACCGAGTTTATGGAGGCCGAGTTAGGAACAAATCCAAGCTATACATGGAGGAGTATATGGGAGGCTCGTGATGTCATCAATTTAGCAGCTAGGAAGCGTATTGGTAATGGAATGGGAACGCAGGTTTGGCTCGATCCGTGGATTCAGGAGTCGAAATTGAAGTTCGTTTTTTCGCCTTTAGGTACTGCGGACGTGAATATGAGGGTCGCTGAATTGTTGTTGCCGGGAGGTCGTGCGTGGAATCAGGAGATGGTCACGGGATTGTTTCTGCCATTTGAGGTTGAGAGGATTATGAACATTCGCCTTAGTGAAAGGGACCAACCAGATGAGTGTTGTTGGGACCTGACGAAGGATGGTAACTACTCGGTGAAGTCAGCCTATTGGGCACAGGACGGGGAGAGGGAAGAGTGGGTGGAGCAGTCAGACTTTGCCCGAGAGAAATGGTTATGGAACAAGATTTGGAAAGTACCAGTACTCCCGCGAATCAAAGTATTCTTCTGGCAGCTGTGTAATAAAGCTATAGCTACTAAGCATAATTTAGCTCGTCGGCTAAGTGGGATAGCTGGTGGTTGTCCTATTTGTTCGTATGATGTGGAGACTTGTCTACATGTTGTACGAGGTTGTGACTGGGTTGGGGGAGTATGGGATGGGTTGGGGTTGGATACGATGAGGGAGGTCGGGTTCATTAAGGTGAGGGAGTGGGGTGAGGCGATGATGAGAGAAGCGAATATGAAAGATTGTGTGGCTTTAATGACTGGGTGA
- the LOC141631353 gene encoding uncharacterized protein LOC141631353, which produces MTPETLTLVLVNIAGILERADESLLPGVYKEVGAALNIDPTGLGSLTLFRSLVQSSCYPLAAYLAVRHDRTHVIALGALLWAAATFLVAFSTTFFQVAVSRALNGIGLAIVIPAIQSLVADSTDDSNRGMAFGWLQLTGNMGAILGSTCSVLVASSSFLGIPGWRIAFHLVGLVSVLVGILVRVFATDPRFSNQTAKDKTEVSKMHFWSELKEVIEEAKYVVRIPSFQIIVAQGVAGTFPWSGMLSFAPMWLELIGFSHEKTAFLFGLYVIGNSLGGLFGGKMGDILSKRLPNCGRIILSQISSGSAVPLAAILFLGLPDDPSAAFKYGLVLFVMGLFTSWNAPATNNPIFAEIVPEKHRTSIYALDSAFESILNSFAPPLVGVLAQHIYGYKPIPKGSSDSSVTKIDRQNGASLAKAINITFTITMSACCAIYSLLYCTYPRDRDRARMQALVEPETLQMEDLDPDNNGKVLYWESDQQGDADRSDDGPSSVIIEYGGNIQYPGYDESDKRGLLAVQPD; this is translated from the exons ATGACTCCAGAGACACTGACATTAGTGTTGGTAAACATTGCAGGAATATTGGAGAGGGCAGATGAGTCATTACTCCCGGGAGTATACAAAGAAGTCGGGGCAGCCCTGAATATCGACCCAACTGGTCTTGGATCCCTGACTTTATTTAGATCACTGGTTCAGTCGTCTTGCTACCCGCTTGCTGCTTATCTTGCTGTTCGCCATGATCGTACTCATGTCATTGCTCTTGGTGCATTGCTTTGGGCTGCTGCTACCTTTCTTGTCGCCTTCTCCACTACCTTCTTCCAG GTGGCGGTATCAAGAGCATTGAATGGTATAGGACTTGCAATAGTGATCCCTGCAATACAGTCCCTCGTTGCAGATTCAACAGATGACAGTAACCGCGGCATGGCATTTGGGTGGTTACAGCTAACAGGAAATATGGGTGCAATCCTAGGAAGTACCTGTTCTGTCTTGGTCGCTTCATCATCTTTCCTAGGAATCCCAGGTTGGCGAATAGCCTTCCATTTGGTTGGGTTAGTCAGTGTTCTCGTTGGCATTTTAGTCCGTGTATTTGCCACAGATCCCCGATTCTCAAATCAAACTGCAAAGGATAAAACAGAAGTTTCAAAAATGCACTTTTGGTCAGAACTCAAAGAGGTCATTGAAGAAGCCAAATATGTAGTCAGAATCCCTTCCTTTCAGATAATTGTTGCCCAGGGTGTTGCCGGAACTTTCCCTTGGTCAGGAATGCTGTCATTTGCGCCTATGTGGCTGGAACTTATAGGATTCTCCCATGAAAAGACAGCGTTTCTCTTCGGATTGTATGTGATTGGTAATTCTCTTGGAGGACTTTTTGGGGGTAAAATGGGAGATATACTGTCAAAGCGATTGCCTAATTGCGGCAGGATAATTCTATCTCAGATCAGCTCTGGTTCAGCAGTTCCGTTGGCAGCAATTTTGTTTTTGGGATTACCAGATGATCCTTCTGCTGCCTTTAAGTATGGTCTGGTCTTGTTTGTTATGGGACTCTTCACTTCATGGAATGCCCCGGCCACAAACAA TCCAATCTTTGCAGAAATAGTGCCAGAGAAACATCGGACAAGCATCTACGCATTAGATAGTGCATTTGAGTCGATACTTAACTCATTTGCTCCCCCTCTAGTCGGGGTTTTAGCTCAGCACATATACGGCTACAAGCCCATCCCAAAAGGATCTTCGGATTCTTCAGTGACGAAAATTGACAGACAGAATGGTGCTTCCCTTGCCAAAGCTATAAACATCACATTCACTATCACCATGTCAGCTTGTTGCGCTATCTACTCCTTGCTTTACTGCACTTATCCGAGAGACAGAGACCGCGCTAGAATGCAGGCTTTGGTTGAGCCAGAGACACTACAAATGGAGGATCTTGATCCTGACAACAATGGCAAGGTTCTATATTGGGAATCAGATCAGCAGGGTGATGCTGATCGTAGTGATGACGGTCCAAGTTCCGTAATAATTGAATATGGGGGCAATATTCAATATCCTGGCTATGATGAAAGTGACAAAAGAGGTCTTCTTGCAGTTCAGCCTGACTAA